A window from Primulina huaijiensis isolate GDHJ02 chromosome 13, ASM1229523v2, whole genome shotgun sequence encodes these proteins:
- the LOC140990859 gene encoding uncharacterized protein At5g01610-like: MLPLRHFFMPLTALFVCLSFLSEAASNESETSIYEVLKLYGLPIGLLPEGISNFSFQDSGKFEVHLDQACYAKFESELRYDINVTGTLSDGKINDLSGISVQDLFLWFPVIEIRVDIPSSGLIYFDVGVVSKQFSLSSFETPRDCLPVSAPDLEETVSKIVPAKIRLEHDQDNASAAAAAAAAAAGMTIL, from the exons ATGCTCCCTTTACGTCATTTCTTCATGCCACTGACGGCCCTTTTCGTATGTCTATCGTTTCTATCAGAAGCAGCTTCTAATGAATCAGAAACATCCATCTACGAAGTTCTCAAGCTTTACGGGCTGCCCATTGGATTGCTGCCTGAGGGCATAAGCAATTTCAGTTTCCAAGATTCTGGGAAATTTGAGGTTCACTTGGATCAAGCGTGCTACGCCAAGTTCGAGAGTGAATTGCGCTACGATATCAATGTAACAGGCACGCTGAGTGACGGGAAGATAAATGATTTGTCGGGTATTTCGGTACAGGATTTGTTTTTGTGGTTCCCGGTGATCGAAATCCGGGTCGATATTCCCAGCTCCGGGTTGATTTACTTTGATGTGGGTGTTGTTTCGAAGCAGTTTTCACTGTCTTCTTTTGAAACTCCAAGGGATTGTTTGCCTGTTTCGGCGCCGGATCTCGAGGAGACTGTTTCAAAG ATCGTACCGGCAAAGATTAGACTCGAGCATGATCAGGATAATGCCTCAGCCGCAGCCGCAGCCGCAGCCGCAGCCGCTGGAATGACAATATTGTAG